In one window of Nakamurella alba DNA:
- a CDS encoding sugar ABC transporter substrate-binding protein, which yields MKHRRSTRALIACGIAALVLSGCGGTSDSGGSSASTAATSPAGQTTPSSASAGGSGSSSPTSASGTDAATVFAEFATRPTSIGMTEPITAPIPTGKTIGFIDCGASICKQEAQIMGEAGQILGWTIKPYLTDGSVQQVQNAFQQALNDNVDGLVYAGTPQSAVAKYLKEAEDKGVKVVSIATSEGATNGVLNVIAGPETEDPGKVWASFIGADSGGTGKALYATIPDFPINLARDASLEKNMPLLCPGCSYETINISFTQSGKDAPSLITSYLRSHPDVKYVIQATDFLGIGLPAALKAAGLNDIKIIGLGPDTVNLGYIAAGQQAMSVYFPLFEDTFAAADALARAFAGQPQVAWQPPVWALTKENLPSTDTLFPVVVDYKEQFSKIWGK from the coding sequence GTGAAGCATCGACGCTCTACTCGTGCCCTCATCGCCTGCGGCATCGCCGCCCTGGTCCTGAGCGGATGTGGCGGGACCTCCGACTCCGGCGGCAGCTCCGCAAGTACCGCCGCCACCAGCCCGGCCGGACAGACCACGCCGTCGTCGGCATCAGCCGGCGGATCAGGCAGCTCCTCCCCGACCTCGGCCAGCGGCACCGACGCCGCGACGGTCTTCGCGGAATTCGCCACGCGGCCCACCTCGATCGGAATGACCGAACCGATCACCGCCCCGATCCCGACCGGCAAGACCATCGGGTTCATCGACTGCGGCGCCAGCATCTGCAAGCAGGAGGCGCAGATCATGGGCGAAGCCGGCCAGATCCTCGGCTGGACGATCAAGCCGTACCTGACGGACGGGTCCGTGCAGCAGGTCCAGAACGCCTTCCAACAGGCGCTCAACGACAACGTGGACGGGTTGGTCTACGCCGGCACCCCGCAGTCGGCGGTGGCCAAGTACCTCAAGGAAGCGGAGGACAAGGGCGTCAAGGTGGTCTCCATCGCGACCTCGGAGGGCGCGACCAACGGTGTTCTCAATGTGATCGCCGGACCGGAGACCGAAGACCCCGGCAAGGTATGGGCGTCGTTCATCGGAGCGGACAGCGGCGGGACCGGAAAGGCCCTCTACGCCACGATTCCGGACTTCCCGATCAACCTGGCCCGCGACGCGTCGCTGGAGAAGAACATGCCCCTGCTCTGCCCGGGCTGCAGCTACGAGACCATCAACATCTCGTTCACCCAGTCCGGCAAGGACGCGCCGTCCCTGATCACGTCCTACCTGCGGTCACACCCCGACGTGAAGTACGTGATCCAGGCGACCGACTTCCTCGGCATCGGACTCCCGGCGGCGCTCAAGGCAGCTGGTCTGAATGACATCAAGATCATCGGCCTCGGACCCGACACGGTGAACCTGGGCTACATCGCGGCCGGACAGCAGGCGATGTCGGTCTACTTCCCACTGTTCGAGGACACCTTCGCAGCCGCCGATGCGCTGGCCCGCGCCTTCGCCGGGCAGCCGCAGGTGGCCTGGCAGCCTCCGGTCTGGGCACTCACCAAGGAGAACCTGCCGTCGACGGACACCCTGTTCCCGGTGGTCGTCGATTACAAGGAGCAGTTCTCGAAGATCTGGGGGAAGTAG
- a CDS encoding SDR family NAD(P)-dependent oxidoreductase produces MGVLEGTVAIVTGAGSGMGKATAQLFVEEGAKVVLFDISGEEETVAQDMGANAVAVHGDVSQEQDVRRMVDTAVSTWGRLDSLCNVAGIVPNPGGLTADHGIEDFDRVVAVNLRGTFMAMKFAIPEMIRSGGGSIVNWGSLASYIGTEHVAGYAASKGGITQITKTAAIEYATSGIRVNAIAPGMIDTPIVQKTIESGHADLNAKLTARIPTGVLGSPREAAQVALFLVSSASSYVNGVMIPVDAGYLAG; encoded by the coding sequence ATGGGAGTTCTCGAAGGAACGGTCGCCATCGTCACCGGAGCCGGGTCGGGGATGGGCAAGGCCACCGCGCAACTCTTCGTGGAAGAGGGCGCCAAGGTCGTGCTGTTCGACATCTCCGGTGAGGAAGAGACTGTCGCACAGGACATGGGCGCAAACGCCGTCGCGGTCCACGGCGACGTCTCCCAGGAGCAGGACGTGCGGCGAATGGTCGACACAGCAGTGTCCACCTGGGGGCGCCTGGACTCGCTCTGCAACGTCGCCGGGATCGTCCCGAACCCCGGTGGGCTGACCGCGGACCACGGTATCGAGGACTTCGACCGGGTTGTCGCGGTGAACCTGCGCGGTACGTTCATGGCGATGAAGTTCGCCATTCCGGAAATGATCAGGTCCGGCGGCGGTTCCATCGTGAACTGGGGATCGCTGGCCTCCTACATCGGCACGGAGCACGTCGCCGGTTATGCGGCGTCCAAGGGCGGGATCACGCAGATCACCAAGACCGCTGCGATCGAGTACGCCACGAGCGGTATCCGGGTGAACGCGATCGCTCCCGGCATGATCGACACACCCATCGTGCAGAAGACGATCGAATCGGGCCACGCCGACCTGAACGCCAAGCTGACGGCACGCATCCCGACCGGGGTGCTCGGATCCCCCCGGGAAGCAGCGCAGGTGGCGCTCTTCCTGGTCTCCAGCGCGTCGTCGTACGTCAACGGTGTGATGATCCCGGTGGACGCCGGCTATCTCGCCGGCTGA
- a CDS encoding FAD-binding protein → MAINTSDLEGLDYTVAPTWSNGTRNIQATPSVLVRPRDETEVARIVKFARRHRLPVRPVGGGYSWMPLVTTGGIIMDLQFLTGVVSVDLPNRRARVRAGTRLYDLNERLWDQGAAMIQLGAWAGQTIAGVVGTGTHGTSTTLGNIASFVRAVRMVNGEGEIVELVQGDADLEAVRVSMGLFGIMVEIELEVAPAYHLAQDGGFHPWEKAGELIFADAGNYRHLAALWAPHEKSFESVRFPAGPGLGDHFYLQRFYEPDPARTDQAVDRSYRVLSFASITQPLGEYIELEYGIPVERTEEAANATRTLLREEFPFFIGPMYNRFIAADSAYLSPFSDRDSATVSISSSPLFEFWPVFEAVHRLLVERFEARPHWGKINFFEGEDLEKAFPRYQDFVAARRRFDPDGVFLNEYGRANFV, encoded by the coding sequence ATGGCCATCAACACCTCCGACCTCGAGGGACTGGACTACACAGTCGCTCCCACCTGGAGCAACGGGACCCGGAACATCCAGGCCACACCGTCCGTACTCGTCCGTCCGCGCGACGAGACCGAGGTCGCCAGGATCGTCAAGTTCGCCCGGAGGCACCGCCTTCCGGTGCGACCGGTGGGTGGTGGCTACTCATGGATGCCGCTGGTCACGACCGGCGGGATCATCATGGATCTGCAGTTCCTCACCGGGGTCGTGTCGGTCGACCTGCCGAACCGCCGGGCGCGGGTCCGCGCCGGGACGCGTCTGTACGACCTCAACGAGCGTCTGTGGGACCAGGGCGCCGCGATGATCCAGCTCGGCGCGTGGGCAGGGCAGACGATCGCCGGTGTCGTGGGCACCGGCACCCATGGCACCAGCACCACCCTGGGCAACATCGCCTCCTTCGTGCGTGCGGTCCGGATGGTCAACGGAGAGGGCGAGATCGTCGAACTCGTCCAGGGGGACGCCGATCTCGAGGCGGTCCGGGTGTCGATGGGACTGTTCGGCATCATGGTGGAGATCGAACTCGAGGTGGCGCCTGCATATCACCTGGCGCAGGACGGCGGCTTCCACCCGTGGGAGAAGGCCGGGGAGCTGATCTTCGCGGACGCCGGCAACTACCGTCATCTCGCCGCGTTGTGGGCGCCCCACGAGAAGTCCTTCGAGTCGGTCCGATTTCCTGCCGGACCGGGCCTGGGCGATCACTTCTACCTGCAGCGCTTCTACGAGCCCGATCCTGCCCGCACCGACCAGGCGGTCGATCGCAGCTACCGGGTGCTCTCGTTCGCATCGATCACCCAGCCCCTCGGCGAGTACATCGAGCTGGAGTACGGCATCCCGGTCGAGCGGACCGAGGAAGCGGCGAATGCGACCCGCACGCTGCTGCGCGAGGAGTTCCCGTTCTTCATCGGACCCATGTACAACAGGTTCATTGCAGCCGATTCCGCCTACTTGTCGCCGTTCTCGGATCGCGACTCCGCCACGGTGAGCATCAGCAGCTCCCCGCTCTTCGAGTTCTGGCCGGTGTTCGAGGCCGTGCACCGGCTCCTGGTCGAACGTTTCGAGGCGCGCCCGCACTGGGGGAAGATCAACTTCTTCGAGGGTGAAGACCTCGAGAAGGCGTTCCCGCGGTACCAGGACTTCGTGGCCGCGCGCCGCCGGTTCGACCCGGACGGCGTCTTCCTCAACGAGTACGGCCGGGCAAACTTCGTCTGA
- a CDS encoding SDR family NAD(P)-dependent oxidoreductase: MDQPGHPAPRPSLGALLSLQGRTAVVTGAGRGIGAAIADRLAEAGADVLLADLDGTAVEQGAAELRQRWGTRCTGHELDVRNPRSVDALAALADGPDGRLRIWVNNAGIYPAAALAELELEQWQQVQDINATGTFLGARAAARRMTGHPDRHGHVIVNLSSVAGLTGRPRMASYVAAKHAVSGLTRALAVELGPSGIRVVAVAPGFVDTQAFRERASTPAGARQNAMASADLGNAVPLGRAASADDVARVVLWAVSDLASYVSGVVLPIDGGMLAR; this comes from the coding sequence ATGGACCAGCCTGGCCATCCGGCACCGCGGCCGTCGCTCGGGGCGCTGCTGTCCCTGCAGGGACGGACTGCGGTCGTGACCGGGGCCGGCCGCGGCATCGGCGCAGCGATCGCGGACCGGCTTGCGGAAGCCGGAGCGGACGTCCTGCTGGCCGACCTCGACGGCACAGCGGTCGAGCAGGGCGCCGCGGAACTCCGTCAGCGCTGGGGCACCAGATGTACCGGCCACGAACTGGACGTCCGCAACCCGCGGTCTGTCGATGCCCTGGCAGCGCTGGCAGACGGGCCTGATGGGCGGCTCCGGATCTGGGTCAACAATGCCGGCATCTACCCGGCTGCGGCTCTCGCGGAACTGGAACTCGAGCAGTGGCAGCAGGTCCAGGACATCAACGCCACCGGAACCTTCCTGGGAGCAAGAGCCGCCGCCCGTCGGATGACCGGACACCCGGACCGTCACGGTCACGTGATCGTCAACCTGAGCTCCGTTGCCGGCCTCACCGGTCGCCCAAGGATGGCGTCCTATGTCGCGGCCAAGCACGCCGTCTCGGGTCTGACGCGAGCACTGGCGGTCGAACTAGGACCCAGCGGCATCAGAGTGGTCGCCGTTGCACCCGGGTTCGTGGACACCCAGGCCTTCCGCGAACGGGCGAGCACCCCGGCGGGCGCGCGCCAGAACGCCATGGCGTCTGCCGATCTGGGGAACGCCGTCCCACTGGGGCGTGCGGCCTCTGCCGACGACGTGGCCCGGGTGGTGCTGTGGGCGGTCAGCGACCTCGCGTCCTACGTGAGCGGCGTCGTGCTGCCGATCGACGGTGGCATGCTGGCGCGTTGA
- a CDS encoding LLM class F420-dependent oxidoreductase: MTATTAAEAAARVASGTQVPMLLGALLPNDEVDFSTQDLIHWIRAAESAGLHHVVLADHVLGADPTATPEWGTQWSGTSNVGPYTTADVFREPFVLMGYLAALCTLELMTGILILPQRQTALVAKQAAEIDRLTQGRTRLGVGVGWNPVEFEALGRPFHRRGALIEEQVALLRQFWTQDVVRFSGEFHSIPPSGIQRLPVQRPIPIWMGGEAPKVLERIGRCADGWFLFSKVRPGAEFAESLAVVRRSAVEAGRDPDSIGTEPRLVIGDRSDAAIRADVRAWRDLGATHLCLDTRFGGRDPRAHADALARFTDLVRSVG, encoded by the coding sequence GTGACCGCAACGACCGCGGCCGAGGCCGCTGCCCGAGTTGCCAGTGGGACACAGGTTCCGATGCTGCTCGGCGCCCTCCTCCCCAATGACGAAGTCGATTTCTCCACGCAAGATCTCATCCACTGGATCCGCGCGGCGGAATCCGCCGGCCTGCACCACGTCGTGCTTGCCGATCATGTCCTCGGGGCCGATCCGACAGCCACGCCCGAGTGGGGGACACAGTGGTCCGGGACCAGCAATGTCGGCCCGTACACGACCGCCGACGTCTTCCGCGAGCCCTTCGTGCTGATGGGATACCTGGCAGCACTGTGCACCCTCGAGTTGATGACCGGGATCCTGATCCTGCCCCAACGACAAACGGCACTGGTCGCCAAGCAGGCCGCCGAGATCGACCGCTTGACACAGGGCCGGACGCGCCTGGGAGTCGGCGTCGGGTGGAACCCGGTGGAGTTTGAGGCCTTGGGCCGGCCTTTCCACAGGCGTGGTGCCCTGATCGAGGAGCAGGTCGCGCTGTTGCGGCAGTTCTGGACACAGGACGTGGTCCGGTTCTCCGGCGAGTTCCACTCGATCCCACCGAGCGGCATCCAACGGCTCCCCGTGCAACGCCCGATCCCGATCTGGATGGGCGGCGAGGCACCGAAGGTGCTGGAGCGGATCGGCCGATGCGCCGACGGGTGGTTCCTGTTCTCCAAGGTCAGACCCGGCGCGGAGTTCGCCGAATCGCTCGCGGTCGTTCGACGATCCGCCGTCGAGGCCGGGCGCGACCCCGACAGCATCGGCACCGAGCCCCGTCTCGTCATCGGTGACCGTTCCGACGCCGCCATCCGAGCGGATGTCCGCGCGTGGCGCGACCTCGGAGCCACCCATCTCTGTCTCGACACACGTTTCGGCGGCCGGGATCCACGGGCACATGCGGACGCCTTGGCCCGCTTCACCGACCTCGTCCGTTCTGTCGGCTGA
- a CDS encoding ABC transporter substrate-binding protein: MVSSSGGSGASTSGASTAINFLLGPGNESPLQELETQGLAAGIYADNGLAPAFSTASNGGELASGLIGGSADFALLVPAAAIPLTQQGECLQFLTGNNVPYLNLVSLPDFQPADPDAQFPESIKNLKGHTIGITSIGGSQSAILRSLLAQVGLQPTDITEVAVGSPGTAVTALQERQIDILLAQPPAEELLGEGGFKVIVPISGSPDSPIAGKVQSLFATTCDYASAHPEVVKAFCTAQQQVRNWALDPANIGVIAGDLAKALNVDAAAAEAAWKKYVTGVWPESVAITEDVWEAQKLWTGGDLPPYSDNVNADCQQAVAAAAGQA, from the coding sequence GTGGTGTCCTCGTCCGGTGGATCCGGCGCGTCGACGTCGGGCGCGTCGACGGCGATCAACTTCCTACTGGGGCCGGGCAACGAATCCCCGCTGCAGGAGTTGGAGACACAGGGGCTGGCAGCAGGGATCTACGCCGACAACGGTCTGGCACCTGCGTTCAGCACCGCATCCAACGGCGGGGAGCTCGCCTCCGGACTGATCGGCGGCTCCGCGGATTTCGCGTTGCTGGTGCCGGCCGCCGCCATTCCGCTGACCCAGCAGGGCGAATGTCTGCAGTTCCTCACCGGGAACAACGTCCCCTACCTGAATCTGGTCTCGCTCCCGGACTTCCAACCCGCCGATCCGGACGCGCAGTTCCCGGAGTCCATCAAGAACCTCAAGGGACACACCATCGGGATCACCTCGATCGGTGGCTCGCAGAGCGCGATCCTGCGTTCGCTGCTCGCGCAGGTCGGGCTCCAGCCGACGGACATCACGGAGGTGGCCGTCGGGTCGCCCGGTACCGCGGTGACGGCGTTGCAGGAGCGCCAGATCGACATCCTCCTCGCCCAGCCACCGGCCGAAGAACTGCTGGGGGAGGGCGGGTTCAAGGTGATCGTGCCGATCTCGGGCTCTCCGGATTCGCCCATCGCGGGCAAGGTCCAGAGTCTGTTCGCCACCACGTGTGACTATGCGTCGGCGCATCCCGAGGTCGTGAAGGCTTTCTGTACGGCCCAACAGCAGGTACGCAACTGGGCGCTGGATCCGGCCAACATCGGCGTGATCGCCGGCGATCTCGCGAAAGCACTGAACGTCGATGCAGCCGCAGCCGAAGCCGCGTGGAAGAAGTACGTGACCGGCGTTTGGCCGGAGAGCGTTGCCATCACAGAGGATGTGTGGGAGGCCCAGAAACTCTGGACCGGCGGGGATCTGCCGCCGTACTCGGACAACGTGAACGCGGACTGCCAGCAGGCAGTGGCTGCCGCTGCGGGCCAGGCGTGA
- a CDS encoding ABC transporter ATP-binding protein: MSAPHTADRGTRAPLAPGSTRPAVSTGISISHLSVEFDDPATGVANRVLDDLSIDSPPGEFLVIIGRSGCGKTTVLNVLSGLIQDHQGTVSFDGKAPRLARQQMGYMFARDALIASRTALANVEIGLEIRRVPRKHRREIAQGLIRVLGLDGAERRYPWQLSQGMRQRVALARTWAMAPALILMDEPFAALDAQTRESVRSAFLQLWERDRSNIVFVTHDLGEALLLADRVVVMGLGGRILEDIRLPFARPRDPGTLPYTEDFTDLERRLHRLLEPADPTASSEGT, encoded by the coding sequence GTGAGTGCTCCGCACACCGCGGACCGCGGCACGAGGGCACCGCTTGCGCCAGGTTCCACCCGGCCCGCCGTTTCCACCGGCATCTCGATCAGTCATCTCTCGGTCGAGTTCGACGATCCGGCAACGGGTGTGGCGAACCGGGTGCTGGACGATCTCAGTATCGACAGCCCCCCGGGTGAGTTCCTCGTCATCATCGGGCGTAGCGGGTGCGGCAAGACGACGGTGTTGAACGTGCTGTCCGGGCTGATCCAGGATCATCAGGGGACGGTGTCCTTCGACGGGAAGGCTCCTCGGCTCGCCCGGCAGCAGATGGGGTACATGTTCGCCAGGGACGCCCTGATCGCATCCCGAACCGCCCTGGCGAACGTCGAGATCGGCCTGGAGATCCGCCGGGTCCCACGCAAGCATCGCCGCGAGATCGCCCAGGGGCTCATCCGGGTGCTGGGTCTCGATGGCGCCGAACGCCGGTATCCGTGGCAGCTCTCCCAGGGAATGCGGCAGCGTGTTGCGCTGGCGCGTACGTGGGCGATGGCGCCGGCCCTGATCCTGATGGACGAGCCCTTCGCGGCTCTGGACGCCCAGACCCGGGAGAGTGTCCGGAGCGCCTTCCTGCAGCTGTGGGAACGTGACCGGTCGAACATCGTCTTCGTCACCCACGACCTGGGGGAAGCGCTGTTGCTCGCCGACCGGGTCGTCGTGATGGGACTCGGTGGCCGCATCCTCGAGGACATCCGCCTGCCGTTCGCGCGTCCGCGGGACCCCGGAACTCTGCCCTACACCGAGGATTTCACCGATCTGGAACGCCGCCTGCACCGCCTGCTGGAGCCGGCCGACCCCACGGCGTCGTCGGAGGGGACCTGA
- a CDS encoding ABC transporter permease, with protein sequence MTVLQTDDRRATATASRRRAGHRRGRLKVALWQLLFILVLIGIWQLAATFEWGRKVLVRSPKDVVEAFGTMSSSGELWSNYGASLQAALIALVLAIVIGAPVGLFIGSFPMVSRVFNPILNAVNATPRIALAPVFIVIFGINSTAKVALAFSLAVFVMIINAQAGMVAADQEAVRMLTVMGARKSEVLYKVILPAAVPSLVAGARLTVIFSLLGVISAELIAARDGLGQVITRASGSFDMAKVYAILILLVVTAAVLNALGNVAERRLLRWQPPRVS encoded by the coding sequence ATGACAGTTCTGCAGACCGATGATCGTCGCGCCACCGCGACCGCCTCCCGACGGCGCGCGGGCCACCGGCGCGGGCGGCTCAAGGTGGCCCTGTGGCAACTCCTGTTCATCCTGGTACTCATCGGGATCTGGCAATTGGCCGCCACCTTCGAGTGGGGTCGTAAGGTGCTGGTCCGCAGTCCGAAGGACGTGGTGGAGGCGTTCGGGACGATGTCGTCCTCCGGCGAGTTGTGGTCGAACTACGGGGCCTCCTTGCAGGCGGCGCTCATCGCGTTGGTGCTGGCGATCGTGATCGGCGCCCCGGTCGGGCTCTTCATCGGCTCCTTTCCCATGGTGTCGCGGGTTTTCAACCCGATCCTCAATGCGGTGAACGCAACTCCGCGGATCGCACTCGCCCCGGTGTTCATCGTCATCTTCGGGATCAACTCGACCGCGAAGGTCGCCCTGGCGTTCTCGCTCGCAGTGTTCGTCATGATCATCAATGCGCAGGCGGGCATGGTCGCTGCCGACCAGGAGGCCGTACGGATGCTGACGGTCATGGGCGCCCGGAAATCGGAAGTGCTGTACAAGGTGATCCTGCCCGCGGCCGTGCCGTCGTTGGTGGCCGGAGCCCGCTTGACCGTGATCTTCTCGTTGTTGGGGGTGATCTCGGCGGAACTGATCGCCGCCCGCGACGGGCTCGGGCAGGTCATCACCAGGGCGTCGGGGTCGTTCGACATGGCCAAGGTCTACGCCATCCTGATTCTGCTGGTCGTGACCGCCGCCGTCCTCAATGCCCTGGGAAATGTCGCCGAGCGCAGGCTGCTGCGCTGGCAACCCCCGCGCGTGTCCTGA
- a CDS encoding alcohol dehydrogenase catalytic domain-containing protein, with the protein MLSARLWGPHDLRLDEVAEPELRSGTVQVTVDYAGICGSDLSFFEHGSPIPEDFAHPQFGETGPHTLGHEFSGHVSAVGDGVEGIAVGDLVAIRPNVWDGTCPACLRGDVNLCENWGFVGLHGGGGGFSSTVVVQPDQVHVLRDPFTAETGAMVESMAVAWRAARRGQPGPGTSALVIGAGPVGLGLVLALKAMGVGTVIVSEPSPRRRELAASLGARTLDPSDCDVAVETVAITAGGVDSAYDASGVGQATFGAGLQALRTGGTLVTVALFHSEVTLSPNLFLETEKSVTGSYAYTDVDFADVVAAVHEGRLDPTPLITSTIGLADIVAKGFEHLLGGGRDNEVKILVTPAANG; encoded by the coding sequence ATGCTGTCCGCGAGATTGTGGGGTCCGCACGACCTGCGACTGGACGAGGTCGCCGAGCCCGAATTGCGGTCCGGCACGGTGCAGGTCACTGTCGACTACGCCGGGATCTGTGGCTCCGACCTGTCCTTCTTCGAACACGGCTCCCCGATCCCCGAGGACTTCGCGCACCCGCAGTTCGGCGAGACCGGGCCGCACACCCTTGGGCACGAGTTCTCCGGGCACGTCAGCGCCGTCGGCGACGGTGTGGAGGGCATCGCAGTTGGCGACCTGGTCGCCATCCGGCCGAACGTCTGGGACGGAACCTGTCCGGCCTGCCTCCGGGGTGATGTGAACCTCTGCGAGAACTGGGGTTTCGTCGGTCTGCACGGGGGCGGTGGCGGCTTCAGCAGCACCGTCGTGGTCCAACCCGACCAGGTTCACGTGCTGCGGGACCCGTTCACCGCGGAAACCGGCGCCATGGTGGAGTCCATGGCGGTGGCTTGGAGGGCGGCGCGTCGCGGACAGCCGGGACCCGGGACCAGCGCGCTGGTGATCGGCGCCGGCCCGGTCGGCCTCGGTCTGGTGCTCGCGTTGAAGGCGATGGGGGTCGGGACGGTCATCGTCAGCGAACCCAGCCCGCGCCGACGGGAGCTGGCCGCGTCGCTCGGCGCCCGCACGCTCGATCCCAGCGACTGTGATGTCGCGGTCGAGACCGTGGCGATCACCGCCGGCGGGGTGGATTCGGCCTACGACGCCTCGGGTGTCGGCCAGGCCACATTCGGCGCGGGGCTGCAAGCACTCCGCACCGGGGGCACGCTGGTCACGGTGGCGCTCTTCCACTCCGAGGTGACCCTGAGCCCGAACCTTTTCCTGGAGACCGAGAAATCGGTGACCGGCAGCTACGCCTACACCGATGTGGACTTCGCCGATGTGGTCGCCGCGGTCCACGAAGGCCGGCTCGACCCGACGCCGCTGATCACCTCGACCATCGGGTTGGCCGACATCGTTGCGAAGGGATTCGAGCACCTGTTGGGCGGCGGCCGGGACAACGAGGTCAAGATCTTGGTGACACCAGCGGCGAACGGCTGA
- a CDS encoding YciI family protein, protein MPYFAVLYDYAPGSDPLREHHRAAHRAYLNETDHGTVAVVATGPWSDGEPGALLVVSAPGPGELHAMLDRDPFRLHGAVAQRRIRSWTPVTGPWA, encoded by the coding sequence GTGCCGTACTTCGCCGTCCTCTACGACTACGCACCGGGCAGTGACCCGCTTCGCGAGCACCACCGAGCGGCGCACCGCGCGTACCTCAACGAGACCGACCATGGGACGGTGGCTGTCGTCGCGACCGGACCGTGGTCGGACGGTGAACCGGGCGCGTTGTTGGTGGTCTCGGCCCCGGGCCCGGGCGAGCTGCACGCCATGCTGGATCGCGATCCCTTCCGGCTGCACGGGGCGGTTGCGCAGCGGCGGATCCGGTCGTGGACGCCGGTCACCGGCCCTTGGGCATGA
- a CDS encoding LysR family transcriptional regulator has translation MTDLDLNKLRHLVAVAREGSFVAAAAEIPVSQSALTRSVQSLEREFSVCVFHRGRDGVRLTPSGAEFVAIAESVLREADNASNAMRALTSGVLRTPVRIGMGPISSLVFLPQLLPVLAGTGTPVEIVNGSNSRLVTLLARGELDFSVSGVPARSDQFARANQLISHRFPGDVMEPLVRTGHPLLDPAGASSRGDYPVAAGSFMRDTIPLTALDGLQLQVPTVISDDYQALAELAERLDYIVLGNRLLTGRLDLQPLPGRPVIPGAPEWSLRCSARHGLTERAAQLYRIVRDHIRTAIGATPAAEHTPRTPGHAPHASEIRELVLDPGRVG, from the coding sequence ATGACAGATCTCGATCTGAACAAGCTGCGGCACTTGGTGGCGGTTGCCCGGGAGGGCAGCTTCGTCGCCGCGGCCGCCGAGATCCCGGTGTCCCAGTCGGCCCTGACCCGAAGTGTGCAGAGCCTCGAGCGCGAGTTCTCGGTGTGCGTGTTCCACCGAGGGCGTGACGGCGTCCGACTCACCCCCTCGGGCGCCGAGTTCGTCGCGATCGCCGAGTCGGTCCTGCGCGAAGCCGACAACGCCTCGAATGCCATGCGTGCCCTGACCAGTGGGGTCCTGCGGACGCCGGTCCGGATCGGGATGGGCCCCATCTCCAGCCTGGTGTTCCTGCCGCAGCTACTACCTGTGCTGGCCGGAACAGGAACGCCCGTCGAGATCGTGAACGGCTCCAACTCCCGTCTGGTCACGCTGCTGGCCAGGGGAGAGCTCGACTTCTCCGTGAGCGGTGTGCCTGCCCGGTCCGACCAGTTCGCGCGGGCCAACCAACTGATCTCACACCGGTTCCCCGGCGATGTGATGGAACCGCTGGTCAGGACCGGTCATCCCCTGCTCGATCCGGCCGGCGCATCCTCACGTGGCGACTATCCGGTCGCAGCAGGAAGTTTCATGCGGGATACCATTCCCTTGACAGCGCTGGACGGACTGCAGCTGCAGGTGCCGACGGTGATCAGCGACGACTACCAGGCCCTGGCCGAACTCGCTGAACGGCTCGACTACATCGTGCTGGGCAACCGGCTGCTCACCGGCCGGCTCGATCTGCAGCCACTACCCGGACGGCCGGTCATCCCCGGTGCTCCGGAGTGGTCGCTGCGCTGTTCGGCACGGCACGGCCTGACCGAACGCGCCGCGCAGCTCTACCGCATCGTTCGGGATCACATCCGGACAGCGATCGGGGCGACGCCGGCCGCCGAGCACACGCCTCGAACGCCCGGACATGCGCCGCACGCAAGCGAGATTCGCGAGCTTGTATTGGACCCCGGCCGGGTCGGCTGA